One Streptomyces sp. CG4 genomic window, ACGGCATCGACGCCCTGCGTCGGCTGCGCGAACTCGACAACCCCGCGCGCGTGCTGATCGTCACCAGCTTCACCGAGCAGCGCACGGTCGTACCGGCCCTGCGCGCGGGCGCCGCCGGTTACGTCTACAAGGACGTGGACCCCGATGCCCTCGCCGGCGCCATCCGCTCCGTGCACGCCGGGCACATCCTGCTCCAGCCGGAGGTCGCCGGCGCCCTGCTCTCCCAGGAGGAGGCCAACTCGCCCCAGAGCAGAGGCAGTTCCCTCACCGACCGGGAGCGCGAGGTGCTCGGCCTGATCGCGGACGGCCGTTCCAACCGCGAGATCGCCCGCGCCCTCGTGCTGTCCGAGAAGACCGTCAAGACGCATGTCTCCAACATCCTGATGAAGCTCGACCTCGCCGACCGCACCCAGGCCGCGCTGTGGGCCGTTCGCCATGGCCTGACCGGCTGAAACACCCTCACCAAGGCCTCACCGAGGGCAACCCGAAGGGTCAGGTTATGGACTGAGATTCATACCGTCGTGGGAAAGTCCCCCGGATGGCGCATCCATCCGACGATATCCGCCGTTCTCCAGTGCGTGCT contains:
- a CDS encoding response regulator transcription factor yields the protein MADAIRVLLVDDHQVVRRGLRTFLEVQDDIEVVGEAADGAEGVARAEELRPDVVLMDVKMPGMDGIDALRRLRELDNPARVLIVTSFTEQRTVVPALRAGAAGYVYKDVDPDALAGAIRSVHAGHILLQPEVAGALLSQEEANSPQSRGSSLTDREREVLGLIADGRSNREIARALVLSEKTVKTHVSNILMKLDLADRTQAALWAVRHGLTG